In a genomic window of Sardina pilchardus chromosome 20, fSarPil1.1, whole genome shotgun sequence:
- the bag5 gene encoding BAG family molecular chaperone regulator 5 isoform X1 has product MCANVFRVLKSLFGKPFDGGKRNMDHGHGPPPHQHQPHPPHHEQQSPPPQPGAFPYFPGGGGFPRYSGGMNFFPGFPGFPGGGGGASPGQQHPALVRLGELQGEVATFGPHVCAFSGLQSDREYKRLERELTRLQLEVDQVETEGRCELQQARKRVAGEVEGLLRYLEGNAAHPSRLAVEALAQEARTLLLTAIVEPHRAGLPPGGGDQLLDAVQDVAMRLAQVKTGGSVPLRKARYRALTRVCAVLEVLEGTSRVHTLPLPLSNETHAAVQGINRAMGELSAARCQLVALLMGLSGRDSCANLTRALTELQLELDALDVSGDANVRNYRKQVVEEINALLKHLDLEEEGDNTHRYDLTQNDSIREIEAIRGRVCELRREVLRQGCVGGQGAELQGLLARLDEVDTGRNPCIREARRRAVLEVQAVVSYIDLQGALWRHHAERENQHTQPATALQRPPLEHVWRVLGSLGQLQGQVLGFEGRRQDKSYAVLEELLTKQLLDLDAVDSQGDADAKAARKQAVKYAQNILSYLDMKTDEWEY; this is encoded by the exons tCTGTTTGGGAAGCCCTTCGATGGGGGGAAGCGTAACATGGACCATGGCCacggcccccccccccaccagcaccagccgcaccccccccaccatgagcagcagtcccccccccctcagcccgGGGCCTTCCCCTACTTcccgggtgggggggggtttccGCGGTACTCCGGGGGGATGAACTTCTTCCCAGGATTCCCGGGGTTCCCgggcggggggggcggggcGTCGCCAGGGCAACAGCACCCGGCGCTGGTGCGGCTAGGGGAGCTGCAGGGAGAGGTCGCGACCTTTGGCCCCCACGTGTGCGCCTTCAGCGGCCTGCAGAGCGACCGCGAGTACAAGCGCCTGGAGAGAGAGCTCACACGCCTGCAGCTGGAGGtggaccag gtggagaCGGAGGGCCGGTGTGAGCTGCAGCAGGCTCGTAAGCGAGTggctggggaggtggaggggttgCTACGCTACCTGGAGGGGAACGCTGCGCACCCGTCCCGGCTGGCCGTGGAGGCGCTGGCTCAGGAGGCCCGAACGCTCCTGCTCACCGCCATCGTGGAGCCGCACCGCGCCGGCCTGCCACCAGGGGGCGGAGACCAGCTGCTGGACGCCGTGCAGGACGTGGCCATGAGGCTCGcacag gtcaAGACGGGGGGCAGTGTCCCGCTGCGTAAGGCGCGCTACCGTGCGctgacgcgtgtgtgtgcggtgctggaggtgctggagggGACGTCTCGCGTACACACACTCCCGCTGCCGCTGTCCAACGAGACGCACGCGGCCGTGCAGGGCATCAACCGCGCCATGGGCGAGCTCTCGGCCGCGCGCTGCCAGCTGGTGGCGCTGCTGATGGGGCTGAGCGGGCGCGACAGCTGTGCCAACCTCACCCGCGCGCTCACCGAgctgcagctggagctggacgCCCTCGACGTCTCCGGCGACGCCAACGTGCGCAACTACCGCAagcaggtggtggaggagatcaACGCCCTGCTGAAGCACCTcgacctggaggaggagggggacaacacacacag gtATGACCTGACGCAGAACGACTCCATCCGTGAGATCGAGGCGATCcggggccgtgtgtgtgagctgcggCGGGAGGTGCTGCGGCAGGGCTGTGTGGGGGGTCAGGGGGCGGAGCTCCAGGGCCTCCTGGCGCGATTGGACGAGGTGGACACGGGGCGGAACCCCTGCATCCGTGAGGCGCGGCGCCGCGCGGTCCTGGAGGTGCAGGCCGTGGTCTCCTATATTGACCTCCAGGGGGCGCTATGGAGGCACCACGCCGAGCGCGAGAACCAGCACACGCAGCCGGCCACAGCTCTACAGCGCCCCCCTCTGGAGCACGTGTGGCGCGTGCTGGGCAGCCTGGGGCAGCTGCAGGGGCAGGTGCTGGGCTTCGAGGGCAGGCGCCAGGACAAGAGCTACGCGGTGCTGGAGGAGCTGCTGACCAAGCAGCTGCTGGACCTCGACGCCGTCGACTCGCAGGGCGACGCGGACGCCAAAGCCGCCCGCAAGCAGGCCGTCAAGTACGCCCAGAACATCCTCAGCTACCTGGACATGAAGACGGACGAGTGGGagtactga
- the bag5 gene encoding BAG family molecular chaperone regulator 5 isoform X3, whose amino-acid sequence MQGVRYSLFGKPFDGGKRNMDHGHGPPPHQHQPHPPHHEQQSPPPQPGAFPYFPGGGGFPRYSGGMNFFPGFPGFPGGGGGASPGQQHPALVRLGELQGEVATFGPHVCAFSGLQSDREYKRLERELTRLQLEVDQVETEGRCELQQARKRVAGEVEGLLRYLEGNAAHPSRLAVEALAQEARTLLLTAIVEPHRAGLPPGGGDQLLDAVQDVAMRLAQVKTGGSVPLRKARYRALTRVCAVLEVLEGTSRVHTLPLPLSNETHAAVQGINRAMGELSAARCQLVALLMGLSGRDSCANLTRALTELQLELDALDVSGDANVRNYRKQVVEEINALLKHLDLEEEGDNTHRYDLTQNDSIREIEAIRGRVCELRREVLRQGCVGGQGAELQGLLARLDEVDTGRNPCIREARRRAVLEVQAVVSYIDLQGALWRHHAERENQHTQPATALQRPPLEHVWRVLGSLGQLQGQVLGFEGRRQDKSYAVLEELLTKQLLDLDAVDSQGDADAKAARKQAVKYAQNILSYLDMKTDEWEY is encoded by the exons ATGCAAGGAGTTAGATACAG tCTGTTTGGGAAGCCCTTCGATGGGGGGAAGCGTAACATGGACCATGGCCacggcccccccccccaccagcaccagccgcaccccccccaccatgagcagcagtcccccccccctcagcccgGGGCCTTCCCCTACTTcccgggtgggggggggtttccGCGGTACTCCGGGGGGATGAACTTCTTCCCAGGATTCCCGGGGTTCCCgggcggggggggcggggcGTCGCCAGGGCAACAGCACCCGGCGCTGGTGCGGCTAGGGGAGCTGCAGGGAGAGGTCGCGACCTTTGGCCCCCACGTGTGCGCCTTCAGCGGCCTGCAGAGCGACCGCGAGTACAAGCGCCTGGAGAGAGAGCTCACACGCCTGCAGCTGGAGGtggaccag gtggagaCGGAGGGCCGGTGTGAGCTGCAGCAGGCTCGTAAGCGAGTggctggggaggtggaggggttgCTACGCTACCTGGAGGGGAACGCTGCGCACCCGTCCCGGCTGGCCGTGGAGGCGCTGGCTCAGGAGGCCCGAACGCTCCTGCTCACCGCCATCGTGGAGCCGCACCGCGCCGGCCTGCCACCAGGGGGCGGAGACCAGCTGCTGGACGCCGTGCAGGACGTGGCCATGAGGCTCGcacag gtcaAGACGGGGGGCAGTGTCCCGCTGCGTAAGGCGCGCTACCGTGCGctgacgcgtgtgtgtgcggtgctggaggtgctggagggGACGTCTCGCGTACACACACTCCCGCTGCCGCTGTCCAACGAGACGCACGCGGCCGTGCAGGGCATCAACCGCGCCATGGGCGAGCTCTCGGCCGCGCGCTGCCAGCTGGTGGCGCTGCTGATGGGGCTGAGCGGGCGCGACAGCTGTGCCAACCTCACCCGCGCGCTCACCGAgctgcagctggagctggacgCCCTCGACGTCTCCGGCGACGCCAACGTGCGCAACTACCGCAagcaggtggtggaggagatcaACGCCCTGCTGAAGCACCTcgacctggaggaggagggggacaacacacacag gtATGACCTGACGCAGAACGACTCCATCCGTGAGATCGAGGCGATCcggggccgtgtgtgtgagctgcggCGGGAGGTGCTGCGGCAGGGCTGTGTGGGGGGTCAGGGGGCGGAGCTCCAGGGCCTCCTGGCGCGATTGGACGAGGTGGACACGGGGCGGAACCCCTGCATCCGTGAGGCGCGGCGCCGCGCGGTCCTGGAGGTGCAGGCCGTGGTCTCCTATATTGACCTCCAGGGGGCGCTATGGAGGCACCACGCCGAGCGCGAGAACCAGCACACGCAGCCGGCCACAGCTCTACAGCGCCCCCCTCTGGAGCACGTGTGGCGCGTGCTGGGCAGCCTGGGGCAGCTGCAGGGGCAGGTGCTGGGCTTCGAGGGCAGGCGCCAGGACAAGAGCTACGCGGTGCTGGAGGAGCTGCTGACCAAGCAGCTGCTGGACCTCGACGCCGTCGACTCGCAGGGCGACGCGGACGCCAAAGCCGCCCGCAAGCAGGCCGTCAAGTACGCCCAGAACATCCTCAGCTACCTGGACATGAAGACGGACGAGTGGGagtactga
- the bag5 gene encoding BAG family molecular chaperone regulator 5 isoform X2 translates to MAVRWLCNLFGKPFDGGKRNMDHGHGPPPHQHQPHPPHHEQQSPPPQPGAFPYFPGGGGFPRYSGGMNFFPGFPGFPGGGGGASPGQQHPALVRLGELQGEVATFGPHVCAFSGLQSDREYKRLERELTRLQLEVDQVETEGRCELQQARKRVAGEVEGLLRYLEGNAAHPSRLAVEALAQEARTLLLTAIVEPHRAGLPPGGGDQLLDAVQDVAMRLAQVKTGGSVPLRKARYRALTRVCAVLEVLEGTSRVHTLPLPLSNETHAAVQGINRAMGELSAARCQLVALLMGLSGRDSCANLTRALTELQLELDALDVSGDANVRNYRKQVVEEINALLKHLDLEEEGDNTHRYDLTQNDSIREIEAIRGRVCELRREVLRQGCVGGQGAELQGLLARLDEVDTGRNPCIREARRRAVLEVQAVVSYIDLQGALWRHHAERENQHTQPATALQRPPLEHVWRVLGSLGQLQGQVLGFEGRRQDKSYAVLEELLTKQLLDLDAVDSQGDADAKAARKQAVKYAQNILSYLDMKTDEWEY, encoded by the exons tCTGTTTGGGAAGCCCTTCGATGGGGGGAAGCGTAACATGGACCATGGCCacggcccccccccccaccagcaccagccgcaccccccccaccatgagcagcagtcccccccccctcagcccgGGGCCTTCCCCTACTTcccgggtgggggggggtttccGCGGTACTCCGGGGGGATGAACTTCTTCCCAGGATTCCCGGGGTTCCCgggcggggggggcggggcGTCGCCAGGGCAACAGCACCCGGCGCTGGTGCGGCTAGGGGAGCTGCAGGGAGAGGTCGCGACCTTTGGCCCCCACGTGTGCGCCTTCAGCGGCCTGCAGAGCGACCGCGAGTACAAGCGCCTGGAGAGAGAGCTCACACGCCTGCAGCTGGAGGtggaccag gtggagaCGGAGGGCCGGTGTGAGCTGCAGCAGGCTCGTAAGCGAGTggctggggaggtggaggggttgCTACGCTACCTGGAGGGGAACGCTGCGCACCCGTCCCGGCTGGCCGTGGAGGCGCTGGCTCAGGAGGCCCGAACGCTCCTGCTCACCGCCATCGTGGAGCCGCACCGCGCCGGCCTGCCACCAGGGGGCGGAGACCAGCTGCTGGACGCCGTGCAGGACGTGGCCATGAGGCTCGcacag gtcaAGACGGGGGGCAGTGTCCCGCTGCGTAAGGCGCGCTACCGTGCGctgacgcgtgtgtgtgcggtgctggaggtgctggagggGACGTCTCGCGTACACACACTCCCGCTGCCGCTGTCCAACGAGACGCACGCGGCCGTGCAGGGCATCAACCGCGCCATGGGCGAGCTCTCGGCCGCGCGCTGCCAGCTGGTGGCGCTGCTGATGGGGCTGAGCGGGCGCGACAGCTGTGCCAACCTCACCCGCGCGCTCACCGAgctgcagctggagctggacgCCCTCGACGTCTCCGGCGACGCCAACGTGCGCAACTACCGCAagcaggtggtggaggagatcaACGCCCTGCTGAAGCACCTcgacctggaggaggagggggacaacacacacag gtATGACCTGACGCAGAACGACTCCATCCGTGAGATCGAGGCGATCcggggccgtgtgtgtgagctgcggCGGGAGGTGCTGCGGCAGGGCTGTGTGGGGGGTCAGGGGGCGGAGCTCCAGGGCCTCCTGGCGCGATTGGACGAGGTGGACACGGGGCGGAACCCCTGCATCCGTGAGGCGCGGCGCCGCGCGGTCCTGGAGGTGCAGGCCGTGGTCTCCTATATTGACCTCCAGGGGGCGCTATGGAGGCACCACGCCGAGCGCGAGAACCAGCACACGCAGCCGGCCACAGCTCTACAGCGCCCCCCTCTGGAGCACGTGTGGCGCGTGCTGGGCAGCCTGGGGCAGCTGCAGGGGCAGGTGCTGGGCTTCGAGGGCAGGCGCCAGGACAAGAGCTACGCGGTGCTGGAGGAGCTGCTGACCAAGCAGCTGCTGGACCTCGACGCCGTCGACTCGCAGGGCGACGCGGACGCCAAAGCCGCCCGCAAGCAGGCCGTCAAGTACGCCCAGAACATCCTCAGCTACCTGGACATGAAGACGGACGAGTGGGagtactga